The Chryseobacterium viscerum DNA segment ACTATGATATCGGAGAACAGACCGAAAGGGTTATTGAGTACATCCCAGCTGTTCCATCTCAGAAATCTTCCCAGATATACTCCAAAACTGCTCATGAAAAGAAAGAATACAATCACCCCACTGATGCTATTTCTTTTGCCATACTCAGAAAGGCGTTTTTCAATATCATTAAGACTTATAAAACCACAGATCAGCCCCGTCCAGGCATAGGAAAGAATCACAATCAGGTCATACCATATCGGGATAGAATTTCTTGCCCTCAGATGAAAGAGGTCTGTGAGAATATAGGGTGAATTGGGAAAAAACAAGATCCAGACTATAATAATAAAGATAAGTGATATTTTACTTTTGATATTAAAAGCAAGAATACAAGAACTCAGTAATAAAGGAATCCATGCCAGAAAAAGATTCCAGTTGAGAAACAAAAACACCTTTGTATCACTTATATAGTATCTGAAAGCTGAGAGACTGAAACAGAATACAGTCATCAATATCAATAAAAGACTGATTTTAAACCTTGAAGATGCAACGAATGTATTCATAGCTATTACTATTGAATGGTTTGAAAATAAATAATCTTTGAAAGGAATGTTTTGGAGGTTTCCTTTTTTACTTTTGCCTGCAAAGTCTTTTTAAGTTTCTGATCATTTTTTTCGTCTGCATATTTCAAGAGTGCTTTTTCACTGAAGTTGATAGAAGTTAAATGATAATTAACCACAAAATCTTTTCTTTTCATGTTCTGGGAAGTAATAAAACCACCCCAATTGAAATAACTGCACACTAAAATGGTTCCATAAAAATACCAAACCATGGTATTGACAAGGAAAATGTTTCTTTTCTGTTTTTGAATTTTAATAAACGTCAAAGCCAGACCAACCAATGATAAAAGCAGGAAAGCAAATACTCCTAATCTTTTATAAGTGAATGCATAATTGACGATATACTCATAATTTTTAATTGCTGCTGATATGACAAGTATTGCATTGAGGAAAATCCAGATTTTGGCTAAAATTTTCAGCAATCCCGCTTTCGGATCAAAATTGAATCCTGATTTAAAGTAAAACATGATGACCAGAATAGCCATTATGATAGACATAATTACGGCATTCACTCTTTCATGGGTTTCTTCGGA contains these protein-coding regions:
- a CDS encoding DUF1361 domain-containing protein; translated protein: MNTFVASSRFKISLLLILMTVFCFSLSAFRYYISDTKVFLFLNWNLFLAWIPLLLSSCILAFNIKSKISLIFIIIVWILFFPNSPYILTDLFHLRARNSIPIWYDLIVILSYAWTGLICGFISLNDIEKRLSEYGKRNSISGVIVFFLFMSSFGVYLGRFLRWNSWDVLNNPFGLFSDIIVRLIYPMEYIKTWGVTVLMGIMLNFMYFTFKWAGTNDEKELQPENKSFNGLEQF